A DNA window from Bradyrhizobium barranii subsp. barranii contains the following coding sequences:
- a CDS encoding outer membrane protein, with product MNKFLLAVASIVLGTASAQAADLAAQYTKAPVMAPAYNWTGFYVGGNVGGQWGNADLNTSTIWTPAGYFAASSVPAINTVGAQGVNSSSVTGGFTAGYNWQVNHAVLGLEGDINYFGFKGSATGSALYPCCAPTGFTVSSQVSADWLATIRGRIGFLAAPTWLLYATGGAAISEVKGNFNFTDTFSAATESAAIRDTRLGWTAGVGTEYAFGGGWSLKAEYLYVDLGRASATSTNLVGGVTQYPSNVYTHSVDLKSNIVRVGVNYKFGGPVVARY from the coding sequence ATGAACAAGTTTTTGCTGGCGGTCGCTTCAATTGTGCTCGGCACCGCATCCGCGCAGGCCGCCGATCTCGCCGCGCAATATACCAAGGCGCCGGTGATGGCGCCGGCCTACAACTGGACCGGCTTTTACGTCGGCGGCAATGTCGGCGGGCAGTGGGGCAACGCCGATCTGAACACCTCGACCATCTGGACGCCGGCCGGCTATTTCGCCGCCAGCAGCGTCCCCGCCATCAACACGGTCGGCGCCCAAGGCGTCAATAGCTCCAGCGTGACCGGCGGCTTCACCGCGGGCTATAACTGGCAGGTGAACCACGCCGTGCTCGGCCTCGAAGGCGACATCAACTATTTCGGTTTCAAGGGCAGCGCGACGGGCTCTGCGCTCTATCCCTGCTGCGCGCCGACAGGCTTTACCGTGTCGTCGCAGGTCTCGGCCGATTGGCTCGCCACCATCCGCGGTCGCATCGGCTTCCTCGCGGCTCCGACCTGGCTGCTGTACGCGACGGGCGGCGCGGCGATCTCCGAGGTGAAGGGCAATTTCAATTTCACCGACACGTTCTCAGCCGCGACCGAGTCGGCCGCGATCCGCGACACGCGCCTCGGCTGGACCGCGGGCGTCGGCACCGAATATGCCTTCGGCGGCGGCTGGTCGCTCAAGGCCGAATATCTCTACGTCGATCTCGGCCGCGCCAGCGCGACCAGTACCAATCTGGTCGGCGGCGTAACGCAATATCCGAGCAACGTCTACACCCACTCGGTCGATCTCAAGTCGAACATCGTGCGTGTCGGCGTGAACTACAAGTTCGGCGGACCGGTCGTCGCCAGGTACTGA
- a CDS encoding SDR family oxidoreductase: MAAEKVALVTAGGSGMGAGAARRLAADGFRVAILSSSGKGEALAVELGGLGVTGSNKSNDDLKRLVDGAMAKWGRIDVLVNSAGHGPRAAITEITDEQWHTGLDTYLLNVIRATRLVTPVMQAQKSGAIINISTAWAFEPSAMFPTSAVFRAGLAAFTKIFTDTHAADNIRMNNVLPGWIDSLPQTDARRDSVPMKRYGKVEEVAATVSFLASEGAAYITGQNIRVDGGLTRSV, encoded by the coding sequence ATGGCAGCAGAGAAGGTCGCACTTGTCACGGCTGGCGGCAGCGGCATGGGGGCAGGGGCTGCGCGGCGGCTCGCGGCCGACGGCTTTCGCGTCGCGATCCTGTCGTCCTCCGGCAAGGGCGAGGCGCTGGCAGTCGAGCTCGGTGGCCTCGGCGTCACCGGCTCCAACAAGTCGAACGATGATCTGAAGCGGCTCGTCGACGGGGCGATGGCCAAATGGGGACGCATCGATGTGCTCGTCAACAGCGCCGGCCACGGGCCGCGCGCGGCGATCACGGAGATCACCGACGAGCAGTGGCACACCGGCCTCGACACCTATCTCCTCAACGTGATCCGGGCGACCCGGCTGGTGACGCCGGTGATGCAGGCGCAGAAGAGCGGCGCCATCATCAACATCTCAACCGCCTGGGCGTTCGAGCCGAGCGCGATGTTCCCGACCTCCGCGGTGTTCCGCGCGGGCCTCGCCGCCTTCACGAAGATCTTCACCGACACCCATGCCGCCGACAACATCCGCATGAACAACGTGCTGCCGGGCTGGATCGACAGCCTGCCGCAGACCGATGCGCGGCGCGACAGCGTGCCGATGAAGCGTTACGGCAAGGTCGAGGAGGTCGCGGCGACGGTGTCGTTCCTGGCGTCCGAGGGTGCCGCCTACATCACCGGCCAGAATATCCGCGTCGACGGCGGACTGACGCGCTCGGTGTGA
- a CDS encoding GNAT family N-acetyltransferase — MSDLQIRNLRPEEIAIAVDWAAAEGWNPGLGDAACFAIPDAKGFFVGEIDGQPVATISCVNYDDRFAFLGFYIVRSGFRGAGHGLRIWNAAIAHAGARVIGLDGVVAQQDNYKKSGFQLAYANIRYGGIVAAPPNPPAEIVALDNVPFALVEADDATVFPAARSTFLRAWINTSGHLGGALLRDGELAAWGVIRPCRTGHKIGPLVADDRGAAEAIVQALLASAGGGEVFLDVPAINREAIALAESLGLKPVFETARMYTGPIPPLRIDRVFGVTSFELG; from the coding sequence ATGAGCGATCTGCAGATCCGCAATTTGCGCCCGGAGGAGATCGCCATCGCCGTCGACTGGGCCGCAGCCGAGGGCTGGAATCCGGGCCTCGGCGACGCCGCCTGTTTCGCGATCCCGGACGCGAAGGGCTTCTTCGTCGGCGAGATCGACGGCCAGCCGGTCGCAACAATCTCCTGCGTCAATTACGATGATCGCTTCGCCTTCCTCGGCTTCTACATCGTGCGCTCAGGCTTTCGCGGCGCGGGCCACGGCCTGCGCATCTGGAACGCCGCGATCGCGCATGCGGGCGCCCGCGTGATCGGGCTCGACGGCGTCGTCGCGCAGCAGGATAATTACAAGAAGTCCGGCTTCCAGTTGGCCTACGCCAATATCCGCTACGGCGGCATCGTCGCCGCGCCGCCGAATCCGCCCGCCGAAATCGTCGCGCTCGACAATGTCCCGTTCGCGCTCGTTGAAGCCGACGACGCGACCGTCTTCCCGGCCGCGCGCAGCACCTTCCTGCGCGCCTGGATCAACACATCAGGCCATCTCGGCGGTGCTCTGCTGCGGGACGGCGAGCTCGCGGCATGGGGGGTGATCCGGCCCTGCCGGACCGGCCACAAGATCGGCCCGCTCGTCGCCGACGACCGCGGAGCGGCGGAAGCGATCGTGCAGGCCCTGCTGGCAAGCGCAGGCGGCGGCGAAGTCTTCCTCGACGTCCCCGCGATCAATCGCGAGGCCATCGCGCTCGCGGAATCGCTCGGGCTCAAGCCGGTGTTCGAGACGGCGCGGATGTACACAGGGCCGATCCCGCCGCTGCGGATCGACCGCGTCTTCGGCGTGACCAGTTTTGAACTGGGCTAG
- a CDS encoding alkaline phosphatase family protein: MRRSLVLLSAGLTVLSTGLASAQNNTPRNLILFIPDGLRALKVTPETAPAMAEVRDKGVNFKNPHSLFPTFTMANGSAMSTGHYLGDTGVFSNTIWTNYTSVPAGDTVVPFIENDAVLGDIDEHFKGDYLNEETILKMARDKGFSTAAIGKVGPTYQFDHTDKPEKAGLHSVVFDDSTGGKNGVALSDEVKDALTKAGLPLATPPRGDNSKAGDAKTPGTVVANVAQQAYFADVAAKAVLPMFKARNKPFVLVFWSRDPDGTQHNQGDSLNQIKPGINGPSTMASIKNADNNLAQLRKALDELGLAANTNIMIQADHGFSTISKESKTSPSAKVSYDDTPKDFLPMGFLAIDLAKALDLPLFDPNDKNAAVTGNAHPKAGNGVLGKDPTKPDLVIATNGGSDLIYLPNKDKKLAVKTVKALLEQDYVSGLFVDDSLGRIPGTLPLSSINLRGKSATPTPAIVVNFRSYASDCGEAPTNCSVQVADTVLRQGQGMHGSFSRGDTMNFMAAIGPDFKAGYVSQIPVSNADVGMTAAQLMGLRGPQNGGLVGRVMSEALPNGIVPKAYTGTLKSKPAEGGLATVLNFQRVGSQRYFDAAGFPGRTLGLEPDAGKQKTAGK; the protein is encoded by the coding sequence ATGCGCCGTTCACTGGTGTTGCTGTCCGCCGGGCTGACAGTCTTGTCCACCGGACTTGCCTCCGCCCAGAACAACACACCCCGCAACCTGATCCTCTTCATCCCCGATGGTCTGCGCGCGCTGAAGGTGACGCCGGAGACCGCGCCGGCGATGGCCGAGGTCCGTGACAAGGGCGTCAACTTCAAGAACCCGCACTCCCTCTTCCCGACCTTCACCATGGCCAACGGCTCGGCGATGTCGACCGGCCACTATCTCGGCGACACCGGCGTGTTCTCCAACACGATCTGGACCAATTATACGTCCGTCCCCGCCGGCGACACCGTGGTCCCCTTCATCGAGAACGACGCCGTGCTCGGCGACATCGACGAGCATTTCAAGGGCGACTATCTCAACGAAGAGACGATTCTGAAGATGGCCCGCGACAAGGGCTTCAGCACCGCGGCGATCGGCAAGGTCGGTCCAACCTACCAGTTCGACCACACTGACAAGCCCGAAAAGGCCGGCCTGCATTCGGTCGTGTTCGACGACTCCACCGGCGGCAAGAACGGCGTGGCGCTGTCGGACGAGGTGAAGGACGCGCTGACCAAGGCCGGTCTGCCCCTCGCCACGCCGCCGCGCGGCGACAATTCCAAGGCGGGCGATGCCAAGACGCCCGGCACCGTCGTCGCCAACGTCGCGCAGCAGGCTTATTTCGCCGACGTCGCCGCCAAGGCCGTGCTGCCGATGTTCAAGGCGCGCAACAAGCCGTTCGTGCTGGTGTTCTGGTCGCGCGACCCTGACGGCACCCAGCACAACCAGGGCGACAGCCTCAACCAGATCAAGCCGGGCATCAACGGCCCGAGCACGATGGCAAGCATCAAGAACGCCGACAACAACCTCGCCCAGCTCCGCAAGGCGCTCGACGAGCTTGGGCTGGCCGCGAATACCAACATCATGATCCAGGCCGACCACGGCTTCTCGACCATCTCCAAGGAGAGCAAGACCAGCCCCTCGGCCAAGGTCAGCTATGACGACACGCCGAAGGACTTTTTGCCGATGGGCTTTTTGGCGATCGACCTCGCCAAGGCGCTCGACCTGCCGCTGTTCGACCCCAACGACAAGAACGCCGCCGTCACCGGCAACGCCCATCCGAAGGCCGGCAACGGCGTGCTCGGCAAGGATCCGACCAAGCCTGACCTCGTCATCGCCACCAATGGCGGCTCGGACCTGATCTACCTGCCGAACAAGGACAAGAAGCTGGCGGTCAAGACCGTCAAGGCGCTGCTCGAGCAGGATTACGTCTCCGGCCTGTTCGTGGACGACTCGCTCGGCCGCATCCCCGGTACCCTGCCGCTGTCGAGCATCAATCTGCGCGGCAAGTCGGCGACGCCAACGCCGGCGATCGTCGTCAATTTCCGCTCCTATGCCAGCGATTGCGGTGAGGCGCCGACCAACTGCTCGGTGCAGGTCGCAGACACCGTGCTGCGCCAGGGCCAGGGCATGCATGGCAGCTTCAGCCGCGGCGACACCATGAACTTCATGGCCGCGATCGGTCCGGACTTCAAAGCCGGCTATGTCAGCCAGATCCCGGTCAGCAATGCCGACGTCGGCATGACGGCCGCCCAGCTCATGGGCCTGCGCGGCCCGCAGAACGGCGGCCTTGTCGGCCGCGTGATGTCGGAGGCCCTGCCCAACGGCATCGTGCCGAAGGCCTATACCGGCACGCTGAAGTCCAAGCCCGCAGAGGGCGGCCTGGCGACCGTGCTGAACTTCCAGCGCGTCGGCAGCCAGCGCTATTTCGACGCCGCCGGTTTCCCGGGCCGCACGCTCGGGCTTGAGCCGGACGCCGGCAAACAAAAAACGGCGGGGAAATAA
- a CDS encoding peroxiredoxin: MTLPIGTTAPDFEAETTEGKIKFHDWIGNSWALLFSHPKDFTPVCTTELGALAKLKPEFDKRGVKLMGLSVDPVDRHSKWSEDIKETQGAAPNYPMIGDTDFNVSKLYEMLPASTSGDPLTRTPADNQTVRNVFIIGPDKKIKLVLVYPMTTGRNFQEILRVIDSLQLTAKHRVATPADWTQGEDVIIAGSVSNDEAKTIYPQGWKEPKPYIRIVPQPK, from the coding sequence ATGACGCTCCCGATCGGCACCACCGCGCCCGACTTCGAAGCCGAGACCACCGAAGGGAAGATCAAGTTCCACGACTGGATCGGCAATAGCTGGGCTCTCCTGTTCTCCCACCCCAAGGACTTCACGCCGGTTTGTACGACCGAGCTCGGCGCGCTTGCCAAGCTGAAGCCGGAATTCGACAAGCGCGGCGTCAAGCTGATGGGCCTTTCGGTCGATCCGGTCGACCGCCATTCCAAATGGTCGGAGGACATCAAGGAGACGCAAGGCGCCGCCCCCAACTACCCGATGATCGGCGACACCGACTTCAACGTCTCCAAGCTCTACGAGATGCTGCCGGCCTCGACCTCGGGCGATCCCCTCACCCGCACGCCGGCCGACAACCAGACCGTCCGCAACGTCTTCATCATCGGGCCGGACAAGAAGATCAAGCTGGTGCTGGTCTATCCGATGACCACAGGCCGGAATTTTCAGGAGATCCTGCGCGTCATCGACTCGCTTCAGCTCACCGCCAAGCATCGCGTCGCCACGCCGGCCGACTGGACGCAGGGCGAGGACGTCATCATCGCCGGCTCGGTTTCCAACGACGAGGCGAAGACGATCTATCCGCAGGGCTGGAAGGAACCGAAGCCCTACATCCGCATCGTGCCGCAGCCGAAGTGA
- a CDS encoding cryptochrome/photolyase family protein, producing MSDHPALHAAAKTGAPVICLYVMDEMAGRALGSATRWWLAQSLRALGAEIATRGGSLILRKGPAAKVIPEVARESGAGAVYWNGVAQAPHQAVEKQLEAALAKLGVGSQSFPCDLLAPPSAIRNKEGRGLRVFTPFWRRVLSLGDPPKPLPTPRELRPAPQLASDALESWTLEPTKPDWAGGLRQTWTPGEATARVRLRDFLKHTARVYVGDRDRPDREGTSSLSPHLRFGELSPRQIWHAARFAAAENPAIGPGVEKFLSELGWREFCRHLLHDHPSLATENLQTNFDGFPWKRDKKALAAWQRGRTGYPIVDAGLRELWHTGVMHNRVRMVVASFLVKHLLIDWRDGESWFWDTLVDADAGSNPANWQWVAGCGADAAPYFRVFNPTLQGEKFDPDGAYVRRWVPELKDVPARLIHQPWQASPIELASAGVTLGKTYPQPIVDHAKGRERALAAYAKIRKG from the coding sequence CTGTCCGACCATCCCGCCCTCCATGCTGCCGCGAAGACAGGCGCGCCGGTGATCTGCCTCTATGTGATGGATGAGATGGCCGGACGGGCGCTGGGCAGCGCGACGCGCTGGTGGCTGGCGCAGTCGTTGCGGGCGCTCGGCGCCGAGATCGCCACGCGCGGCGGATCGCTGATCCTGCGCAAGGGGCCGGCGGCCAAGGTGATCCCCGAAGTGGCGCGCGAGAGCGGAGCGGGAGCGGTCTACTGGAACGGGGTCGCGCAGGCGCCACATCAGGCCGTCGAGAAACAGCTTGAAGCGGCGCTGGCAAAGCTCGGCGTGGGCTCGCAGAGCTTCCCCTGCGACTTGCTGGCGCCACCCTCGGCGATCCGCAACAAGGAGGGCCGCGGCCTTCGCGTCTTCACGCCGTTCTGGCGACGGGTGCTGTCGCTGGGCGATCCGCCCAAGCCTCTGCCCACACCGCGGGAGCTACGCCCTGCGCCGCAGCTCGCCAGCGACGCGCTGGAGAGCTGGACGCTCGAGCCGACAAAGCCCGACTGGGCTGGCGGCCTGCGCCAGACCTGGACGCCGGGTGAAGCCACGGCCCGCGTGCGCCTGCGCGACTTCCTCAAGCACACCGCGCGCGTCTATGTCGGCGATCGCGACCGCCCGGATCGCGAGGGGACTTCAAGCCTGTCGCCTCACTTGAGGTTCGGCGAGCTCAGCCCGCGGCAGATCTGGCACGCCGCGCGCTTTGCCGCAGCGGAGAATCCCGCGATCGGGCCCGGCGTCGAAAAGTTCCTGAGCGAGCTCGGCTGGCGCGAATTCTGCCGCCATCTCCTCCACGATCACCCGAGCCTTGCCACCGAAAACCTGCAAACGAATTTCGATGGCTTTCCCTGGAAGAGAGACAAGAAGGCGCTCGCCGCCTGGCAGCGCGGACGCACCGGCTATCCCATCGTCGATGCCGGCCTGCGCGAGCTCTGGCACACCGGCGTGATGCACAACCGGGTGCGGATGGTGGTGGCGTCCTTCCTGGTCAAGCATCTGCTGATCGACTGGCGCGACGGCGAGAGCTGGTTCTGGGACACGCTGGTCGATGCGGATGCCGGCAGCAATCCCGCCAACTGGCAATGGGTCGCCGGCTGCGGCGCCGACGCCGCGCCCTATTTCCGCGTGTTCAATCCAACTCTCCAGGGCGAGAAGTTCGATCCTGATGGAGCCTATGTCCGGCGCTGGGTGCCCGAGCTGAAAGACGTGCCGGCCAGGCTGATCCACCAGCCCTGGCAGGCATCACCGATCGAGCTTGCGAGCGCGGGCGTCACGCTCGGCAAGACCTATCCGCAGCCGATCGTCGACCACGCGAAGGGGCGCGAACGCGCGCTCGCCGCCTACGCAAAGATCCGCAAAGGTTGA